In Hwangdonia lutea, a single window of DNA contains:
- a CDS encoding prephenate dehydratase, with the protein MIKTVAIQGVKGSFHHIVSQQFFDNDVKAMECLTFDGVVDALINGDCDAAIMALENSIAGSIIPNYALIDNRNLHIVGEHYLDIQHNFMALKGQSIADIKEVYSHPMALLQCKEFFKQHPHIKLIEDKDTAEVAQRINKNQLKGVGAIASVMAAEIFQLDILAHSIQTIKHNETRFAVVKRTNSEVVEAEINKASLKFEANHKRGSLATILNVMSDCKLNLTKIQSLPIIETPWKYAFFVDVTFEDFSDFKKAKSLSEIMADNFKVLGEYKNAKL; encoded by the coding sequence ATGATAAAAACAGTAGCTATACAAGGTGTAAAAGGATCGTTCCATCATATCGTTTCTCAGCAATTTTTTGATAACGATGTAAAAGCTATGGAATGCTTGACTTTTGATGGCGTTGTTGATGCTTTAATCAATGGCGATTGCGATGCTGCAATTATGGCTTTAGAGAATTCCATTGCCGGATCCATTATACCAAATTACGCTTTAATTGATAACCGAAATTTACACATTGTTGGCGAACATTATTTAGATATTCAGCACAATTTTATGGCGCTTAAAGGTCAAAGTATTGCCGATATAAAAGAAGTGTATTCGCATCCTATGGCACTGTTGCAATGTAAAGAGTTTTTTAAGCAACATCCGCACATCAAACTGATTGAAGATAAAGATACCGCTGAGGTTGCACAACGCATTAATAAAAACCAATTAAAAGGTGTTGGCGCTATTGCCAGTGTAATGGCGGCCGAAATTTTCCAGCTCGATATTTTGGCACATAGCATACAAACCATCAAGCATAACGAAACGCGGTTTGCAGTTGTAAAACGTACGAATTCTGAGGTTGTTGAAGCTGAAATTAACAAGGCTTCCTTAAAGTTTGAAGCCAACCACAAACGGGGCAGTTTAGCAACTATTTTAAATGTGATGAGCGATTGCAAGCTGAATTTAACAAAAATACAATCGTTACCCATTATTGAAACCCCTTGGAAATACGCCTTTTTTGTTGATGTGACCTTTGAGGATTTTTCAGATTTCAAAAAAGCAAAATCGTTGTCAGAAATAATGGCAGATAATTTTAAAGTTTTAGGCGAATATAAAAATGCAAAGCTATGA
- the gldA gene encoding gliding motility-associated ABC transporter ATP-binding subunit GldA produces the protein MSIEVEGISKLYGNHKALNHVSFKVEKPEIVGFLGPNGAGKSTMMKILTTYVNATNGVAKVNGFDITINTQQVQKSVGYLPEHNPLYLDMYIKEYLAFNANIYKVPKARIDDVIALTGLTPEVHKKIGQLSKGYRQRVGLANALLHNPDVLILDEPTTGLDPNQLIDIRNLIKSIGKTKTVFLSTHIMQEVEAMCDRVIIINKGEIVADKKLKELRESKEQTIIVEFDYRVEDAFLLKLPKADRVVNTYDFVYEITFKTTEDMRSHVFDFAHDNQLKILQLNQKNASLETLFRELTTE, from the coding sequence ATGTCTATTGAAGTTGAAGGAATTTCGAAACTTTACGGAAATCATAAAGCATTAAACCACGTATCCTTTAAGGTTGAAAAACCTGAAATTGTTGGGTTTTTAGGTCCCAATGGCGCCGGAAAATCAACCATGATGAAAATATTGACTACTTATGTTAACGCCACAAACGGTGTTGCTAAAGTTAATGGATTCGACATTACCATAAACACACAACAAGTACAAAAAAGTGTAGGGTATTTGCCTGAGCACAATCCGTTGTACTTAGATATGTATATTAAAGAATATTTAGCCTTCAATGCTAATATTTACAAGGTGCCAAAAGCGCGTATCGATGATGTTATTGCGCTTACTGGCTTAACGCCCGAAGTGCACAAAAAAATCGGGCAACTCTCAAAAGGCTATCGGCAGCGCGTGGGTTTGGCAAACGCCCTATTGCACAACCCCGATGTGTTGATTTTAGACGAACCCACAACGGGCTTAGACCCCAACCAGCTTATAGATATTAGAAACCTTATTAAAAGTATTGGCAAAACCAAAACCGTGTTTTTATCCACACACATTATGCAAGAGGTTGAAGCCATGTGCGACCGCGTAATCATTATCAACAAAGGTGAAATTGTTGCCGATAAAAAGCTGAAAGAACTTCGTGAAAGCAAAGAGCAAACCATTATTGTGGAGTTTGATTACCGCGTTGAAGATGCCTTTTTATTAAAACTCCCAAAAGCAGATCGCGTGGTGAACACTTATGATTTTGTTTACGAAATTACGTTTAAAACCACCGAAGACATGCGCTCTCATGTATTTGATTTTGCACACGATAATCAGTTAAAAATTCTTCAGCTCAATCAAAAAAATGCAAGTTTAGAAACTTTGTTTAGGGAGTTGACCACAGAATAA
- the pta gene encoding phosphate acetyltransferase, with amino-acid sequence MSKGIYVATIEPNSGKSVAVLGLMRMLLGKTAKVGYFRPIIEDTEDGEMDNHISTVISHFEIDINYKKTFVYTRNEVLDLYNQGKSGEVIDEIIKKYKHLEERFDIILVEGTDFSHENSSLELDINILISKNLGLPVIIVSQGDGKDIKEIVDNVQLAHDTFKEEVDVLSIMTNKVNPDYLTELKTQLKNRINNGTDISVIPKIKSLASPTLKEIFKKLDGTVLFGKDLINNQIDNFSVGAMQLRNYLTHLKENALVITPGDRADIILGALQANISKNYPKISGIILTGGLIPEDPILKLIEGLSSVVPIISAKEGTFHVTNTIGKIKSKIYAENIDKITTSIATFEKHVDTDKLSEDLITFESDIFTPRMFQYNLLQRALKDKKHIVLPEGYDERILRATARLIDAHVVNITLIGEKEKIKERIEKFDIALDIDDINIVSPVKSPHFDDYVNTFYELRKHKNVNLDMAKDVMTDVSYFATMMIYKGHADGMVSGALHTTAHTLRPALQFIKTKPGVNIVSSVFFMCLEDRVSIFGDCAINPNPNAEQLAEIAISSAKTAKNFGVEPKVAMLSYSSGASGKGEQVDKVRKATEIAKNLVPDLKIEGPIQYDAAVDMRIGKSKLPDSDVAGQASVLIFPDLNTGNNTYKAVQRETGALAIGPMLQGLNKPVNDLSRGCTADDIYSTVIITAIQSQDL; translated from the coding sequence ATGAGTAAAGGAATTTATGTAGCGACTATTGAACCCAACAGCGGAAAATCTGTTGCCGTACTGGGTTTAATGCGTATGCTTTTAGGAAAAACGGCAAAGGTGGGCTATTTCAGACCGATTATAGAAGACACCGAAGATGGTGAAATGGACAACCACATCAGCACTGTAATCTCGCATTTTGAAATTGATATCAACTACAAAAAAACATTTGTTTATACCCGAAACGAGGTACTGGATTTATACAACCAAGGAAAATCGGGCGAAGTTATCGACGAAATCATTAAAAAGTATAAACACCTCGAAGAACGCTTCGATATTATATTGGTTGAAGGCACCGATTTCTCGCACGAAAATTCTAGTTTGGAACTGGACATTAACATTCTAATCTCCAAAAACTTAGGGTTGCCGGTTATAATTGTATCGCAAGGCGACGGTAAAGATATCAAGGAAATTGTGGACAATGTGCAGTTGGCTCACGACACGTTTAAAGAAGAAGTGGATGTATTGTCGATAATGACCAATAAAGTTAATCCCGATTATCTTACCGAATTAAAAACACAATTAAAAAACCGTATTAATAACGGCACCGATATTAGTGTTATTCCTAAAATTAAAAGTTTAGCGAGCCCAACTTTAAAAGAAATCTTTAAAAAACTAGACGGCACCGTTCTTTTTGGTAAAGACCTAATTAACAATCAAATAGACAATTTTAGTGTAGGCGCTATGCAATTGCGTAATTATTTAACGCACTTAAAAGAAAACGCTTTAGTGATTACTCCCGGTGATAGGGCCGACATAATTTTAGGCGCCCTACAAGCCAACATCTCTAAAAATTATCCAAAAATATCTGGTATTATTTTAACCGGTGGATTAATTCCGGAAGACCCCATTTTAAAATTAATTGAAGGACTTTCGAGCGTAGTGCCCATAATTAGCGCCAAAGAAGGCACTTTCCACGTGACCAATACCATTGGGAAAATAAAATCTAAAATATACGCTGAGAATATCGACAAGATTACAACATCGATTGCCACCTTCGAAAAACACGTTGATACCGATAAATTATCTGAGGATTTAATCACCTTCGAATCCGATATTTTCACTCCAAGAATGTTTCAGTATAATTTATTGCAACGCGCTTTAAAAGACAAAAAACACATTGTATTGCCCGAAGGTTACGACGAACGTATACTACGCGCCACGGCAAGATTAATTGATGCGCATGTTGTAAACATCACCTTAATTGGTGAAAAAGAAAAGATAAAAGAACGTATTGAAAAATTCGACATTGCCTTAGATATTGATGATATTAATATTGTTTCCCCCGTTAAATCCCCTCATTTTGATGATTACGTAAACACATTTTATGAGCTTAGAAAGCATAAAAACGTGAATTTGGATATGGCCAAAGATGTCATGACCGATGTGTCGTATTTCGCCACCATGATGATTTACAAAGGACACGCCGATGGTATGGTATCGGGAGCATTGCACACTACGGCTCACACGCTTCGACCAGCCTTACAGTTTATAAAAACCAAACCCGGTGTTAATATTGTGTCGTCCGTATTTTTTATGTGTTTAGAGGATCGTGTTTCTATTTTTGGCGATTGCGCCATTAACCCAAATCCCAATGCCGAACAGTTGGCTGAAATTGCTATTTCATCAGCAAAAACCGCTAAGAATTTTGGCGTTGAGCCTAAAGTAGCGATGCTGTCCTATTCATCCGGTGCTTCAGGAAAAGGCGAACAAGTGGATAAGGTTAGAAAAGCCACCGAAATTGCTAAAAACTTAGTCCCAGATTTAAAAATTGAAGGCCCCATCCAATACGATGCCGCAGTAGATATGCGCATTGGAAAAAGCAAATTACCGGATTCCGATGTTGCCGGACAAGCCAGCGTGCTTATTT